TACCTGCTGAACCTGGATATCAAAGAGACGGTGGAGGCAGGTCTTAAAGACCTGGGAACCAGCCTGGCAGAATTGGCGGAAGTGGAAAAGGACGCCGGGTTGGGCAACGGGGGCCTGGGCAGGCTGGCGGCATGTTTCTTGGATGCCATGGCTTTCCTGGGTATCCCCGGGCACGGCAACGGCATCCGGTACAAGTACGGCCTGTTTCAGCAGAAGATTGTCAACGGCTACCAGGCCGAGGTGCCGGATAACTGGCTTAATAACGGTTATCCCTGGGAAATCAGGAAACCGGACAAGGCCGTGGTAGTTAAATTCAAAGGAGATGTCAAAATTAGCCTGGTGGACGGCAAGCTCACCTTCCGCCACGAGAATTATGAACCCATCCTGGCGGTACCTTACGATATTCCCATCGTCAGTTACGAGAATTACGGGACCATCAATACCCTCCGCCTCTGGAGTGCGGAGCCCATGGTGGAGGAATTTGACCTGGCCAGCTTTTACCGCGGGGAGTTCAGTAAAGCCCTGAGCTACAAGTCCGAAGTGGAGGCCATTTCCAATATCCTTTACCCCGATGACAGCAGCCAGGCCGGCCGGGAGCTCAGGCTGAAACAGGAGTATTTCTTCGTGGCTGCCGGTTTAGGTTCCATTGTGCGGCGGTACAAGAAAAAGAACGGCTCTTTGAAAGATTTCCACCGAAAAATTGCGGTACACATCAATGATACCCACCCGGCCCTGTGTATTCCTGAACTTATGCGGATCCTGATGGATGAAGAAGGCCTGGGATGGGAAGAAGCTTGGAACATTACCGTCAACACCATTTCCTACACCAACCATACCATTATGCCCGAGGCGTTGGAAAAATGGCCGGTGGATATTTTTAAATACCTACTGCCCCGGATCTACATGATTGTGGAAGAAATCGACCGGCGTTACCGGCTGGAGATGCAGGAAAAATTCCCCGGCAACCGGGAGCTCATCGAGCGGACGGCGGTGATCCGGGACGGGCAGGTCTGGATGGCCAATTTGGCGGTCATCGGCAGCCATGCGGTGAACGGGGTGTCGCGCCTGCATACCCGGATCCTCCAAGAACACTTATTGAAGGACTTCCACACCATCTATCCCTACAAAATCAACAACAAGACCAATGGAGTCAGCCACCGGCGTTTCCTCCTGGAAGCCAATCCTAAACTGGCGGCTTTGATTTCGGAAGCCATTGGGACCGGCTGGATCACCAGGGCGGAGGAGTTGGAAAAGCTGTTGGCCTACCAGGATGACGCAGCTTTTTTGGAAAAGCTGGCCCAAGTGAAACAGCATAATAAAGAGCAGCTGGCGGAAATCATTGCCGCCAAAATGGGTATCCGGGTGGATCCGGCTTCCGTTTTCGATATCCAGGTCAAGCGGATTCACGCCTACAAGAGGCAGCTCCTGAACGTACTGCGCATCATGGATTTATACAACCGGTTAAAGGAAAACCCGCAGCTGCCCATCCATCCTCACACCTTTATTTTCGGCGGCAAGGCCGCACCCGGCTATCACTACGCCAAAACCGTCATTAAGCTCATCAATACTGTAGCCCACAAAGTCAACCGGGATCCGGACGTAGCCGGCAAGATGAAAGTGATTTTCCTGGAAAATTTCAACGTCTCCTTAGCGGAAAAGATCTACCCGGCGGCGGAAATCAGCCAGCAGATTTCCACTGCCAGCCGGGAAGCTTCCGGGACGGGCAACATGAAGTTCATGCTCAACGGGGCCATTACGTTGGGCACCTTGGACGGGGCCAATGTGGAAATCAAAGAAGCCGTCGGCGAAGACAACATTTTTATCTTCGGTCTGAAAGCGGAGCAAGTGATGCAGTTTTACCGGAAAGGGGGGTACAATGCCTGGGAGGAATACCATGCTTATCCTCGTTTGCGCAAGGTAGTGGACCAGTTGATCAATGGTTTCTTCAGCGAGGCGGAAGGGGAGTTTCGGGTCATCTACGATTCCCTCTTACGGGATAATGATGAATTCTTCGTTTTAAAGGATTTTTGCCCCTACGTGGAAACCTGGCAGCGGCTGAACCAGCTTTACAGCAACCGGAGGACCTGGCAGAAAACTTCTCTCATCAACATTGCCAAAGGGGGCTTGTTTGCCGCCGACCGCACCGTGAAGGAATATGCGGAGGACATTTGGCGGGTTCCTTACCGTACCTGATCACGGGGAGAGGGAGGAAGGGAGAGGAGGAGAGAAAATGCCGAAAAAAGAGATTATCGCCATGTTACTGGCCGGAGGCCAGGGGAGCCGGTTAGGGGCCCTCACCAAAAAGATTGCCAAACCCGCCGTTTCCTTCGGCGGGAAATATCGCATCATCGATTTCAGCTTGAGCAATTGTGTGAATTCCGAGATCGATACGGTGGGAGTCCTCACCCAGTATAAACCCCTGCTATTAAATTCCTACATCGGCATTGGCACCGCCTGGGACCTGGACAATGCTTTCGGTGGGGTGCATATCCTGCCGCCTTTTGTGGGGGAGGACGGGGGCACCTGGTACAAGGGTACGGCCAACGCCGTTTACCAGAATATCGATTTTATCAACCATTATGATCCGGACTACGTGCTGATCATTTCCGGGGACCACATTTACCAGATGGATTACCGGTTAATGCTGAATTTTCATAAGGAAAAGAACGCGGACTTGACCATTTCCGTCATTGAAGTGCCCTGGCAGGAGGCTTCCAGGTTCGGGATCATGACTTGCGATGCCGGCGGCCGGATCGTGAAATTCAGTGAAAAGCCCGCCAAACCTGACAGTAATCTGGCTTCCATGGGCATTTACATTTTTAACTGGCCCGTACTGCGCCAAGCCCTGATCGAAGATGAAGAAAACCCGGCCTCGGAGCATGACTTCGGCAAAAATGTGATTCCCATGCTGCTGAACCAGGGCAAGCGGCTCTATGCCTACCGTTTTCAAGGTTACTGGCGGGATGTGGGCACCATTGAGAGCTATTATGAAGCCAACATGGCTCTTTTACGGGAGGAGCCGGAGCTGGATCTTTACGGGGGACCCAGGGTATTCTCCAACTCCGATGTGCTGGCGCCCCATTATTTAGGCCCCCAAGCCAAGGTGGTGGACAGCCTGGTCAGCAACGGGTGTATTGTCCTCGGTGAAGTGGTCAATTCCATCCTGGCACCGGGGGTTCTGATCGGGGAGAGAGCGGTAATCCGGGATTCCATTATCCTGCCGAATGCCGCGGTGGGAGAGGGAGCTCGTTTGTCCCGGGCCATTGTCATGGAAAGCGTGCGCGTGGAGCCGGGCTGCCTGGTCCAACCGGACTTGCCGGGCAAAATTGCCGTCGTGGATGAGCAGTTGTGCCAGGAGACTTTATCCTTCCGGGAAGCCCTGGCGTAGTACGGCTGAAAGCAGGAGGGGATGGAGATGGGACATGTTATCGGGTTAATTGACAGCGGTTGTCCCGCCGTGGAAATGATGGGATTGACCACCGGCCGGCCCCTGGGCGCGTTGCCCTTCGGGGGCAGGTACCGGCTGCTGGATTTTTCTTTATCCAATATGGTGAATTCGGGACTGCGGACCGTCGGCATCATCACTCCCTTTCATTACCGTTCGGTGCTGGACCACCTGCGGGCGGGAAAAGAATGGCTATTGGATCGGAAAACGGGCGGCTTGTTTATCTTGCCCGGTTACGGCAGGGAGGGCAAAAGCCTGCGGTTTTCTTTAAGGGATCTCGTTTTCAATGCCGATTTTTTCCACAAAGACCGGGCGGAGCATGTGATCATGAGCTGCAGCAACCTGGTGATTAACATTCATTTGGCGGAAGCCGTGGAGTTCCACGTAGGCGCCGGGGCTGACGCTACTTTGATCTACCTGGACGCTGCCGGTGCGGTACAGGAGGAACCGCAAGGGCTTTTTGTGGAGTCGGGGAAAGATGACCGGATCCGGGCCATTGAGGCAAAACCGGGGCCGGGGTACAAGTTGTTCCTCGACATGCTGGTCATCAGGAAGAAATTCTTATGGGAACTGCTCCAAAGCCGCGGGCCGGCGCCGGAGGTGGATTTGCTGGCCGTGCTGCGGGAGCTGCTGGCGGAGGCCAGGGTGCTCGGTTTTCCTTTCTCCGGTTATGTGGGCCGGGTGTACTCGGTACAGAGTTATTTCCGGTGCAGCATGGATTTGCTGCAGCCCCACATCCGGCAGGAGCTGTTCATGGGTCCCCGCCGGATCCATACGAAAATTGCCGATAACCCGCCCACCCGCTACGGCGCCCGGGCCCTGGTGACCAATTCCCTGGTGGCATCCGGCTGCAAAATTGAAGGACGGGTGGAAAACAGCATTATTTTCCGGAATGTGTATGTCAGTCCCGGTGCGGAGATCAAGAATTCCATCCTGCTGCAAAAAAGCTGGGTCGGGAAAAATGCCTGTTTAGAAAACACCATCCTGGATAAGTTCGTGCGGGTCAAGGACCGGGAGCAGCTGCAGGGGAATGAGGAAAGCCCGGTGGTGATTGCCAAGGCCGCCTTGGGAAAAACAGGGGGAGAGATCGCATGAAAGTACTGTTTTTGATTAGCGAAGCGGCACCTTTTGCCAAGACCGGCGGCCTGGGCGATGTGGGAGGCTCCTTGCCGCAAGCCTTAAATCGAATCCGGGGGGAAGTCAGGGTGATGATGCCCCTTTACGGCACCGTCCCCCATGAACTGCGGCAGGGGATGAGGCACGTGGCCGATTTCCCCGTCAGCTTGAGCTGGCGCCGGCAGCCGTGCGGGCTGTGGGAGTTGAAACACCGGGGCGTCCACTACTATTTCCTCGACAACGAGTACTATTTCGGGCGGCAGGGCCTCTACGGCTATCAGGATGATGCGGAACGATTTGCCTTCTTTAGCCGGGCTGCCCTGGCAAGCCTGGTCTACCTCACGGGCTTCCGGCCGGACCTCCTGCACTGCCATGACTGGCATGGGGCCCTGGTGCCGGTGCTGCTGAAAGAGTTTTACCGGCAGGACCCGTATTACTACGGGCTGAAGACCCTGGTGACGGTGCACAATTTGAAACACCAGGGCATACTGCCCCGGCACGCCCTGGGAGACCTGCTGGGACTGGGCGAAGGAACGCCGGCGGCCCGCCGGCTGGAACACCGGGGGGTCATTAATTTCCTCAAAGGAGGACTGCTGGCGGCGGATGGGATTACCACCGTCAGCCCCACTTATGCGGAAGAGATCCAGTATGCTTTTTACGGCGAAGGATTGGATCATATCCTGCGGGACCGGCGGGACAGGCTGTGGGGCATTCTAAACGGCATCGACACGGAGCTGTACAATCCCGCCCGGGACCCTTATATTTTCGCCAACTACACCGGTCCGGAAGGCAAAGGAGCCAATAAAGGGGCCCTGCAGCGGGAGTTCCGCCTGCCGGAAGAGGGCAGCATTCCCGTGTTGGCTTTTGTTTCCCGCTTAGTGCCCCAAAAGGGATTGGATCTCATCGCCCATATTTTGGATGAACTGCTGCAGGAGCCGATCCAGCTGGTGGTGCTGGGCAGGGGGGAGCAGCGGTATGAAGAGATGTTTCGCTGGTTTGCGGGGCGGTATCCCGACCGGGTGGGGGTGCGGATCGATTTTGATGAAGCCTTGGCCCGGCAAATCTATGCGGGGGCGGATATGCTGCTCATGCCTTCCCTGTTTGAGCCCTGCGGGCTGGCCCAGCTGATCGCCATGCGGTACGGCACGGTGCCCATTGTCAGGGA
This window of the Clostridia bacterium genome carries:
- the glgD gene encoding glucose-1-phosphate adenylyltransferase subunit GlgD, whose translation is MGHVIGLIDSGCPAVEMMGLTTGRPLGALPFGGRYRLLDFSLSNMVNSGLRTVGIITPFHYRSVLDHLRAGKEWLLDRKTGGLFILPGYGREGKSLRFSLRDLVFNADFFHKDRAEHVIMSCSNLVINIHLAEAVEFHVGAGADATLIYLDAAGAVQEEPQGLFVESGKDDRIRAIEAKPGPGYKLFLDMLVIRKKFLWELLQSRGPAPEVDLLAVLRELLAEARVLGFPFSGYVGRVYSVQSYFRCSMDLLQPHIRQELFMGPRRIHTKIADNPPTRYGARALVTNSLVASGCKIEGRVENSIIFRNVYVSPGAEIKNSILLQKSWVGKNACLENTILDKFVRVKDREQLQGNEESPVVIAKAALGKTGGEIA
- a CDS encoding glucose-1-phosphate adenylyltransferase codes for the protein MPKKEIIAMLLAGGQGSRLGALTKKIAKPAVSFGGKYRIIDFSLSNCVNSEIDTVGVLTQYKPLLLNSYIGIGTAWDLDNAFGGVHILPPFVGEDGGTWYKGTANAVYQNIDFINHYDPDYVLIISGDHIYQMDYRLMLNFHKEKNADLTISVIEVPWQEASRFGIMTCDAGGRIVKFSEKPAKPDSNLASMGIYIFNWPVLRQALIEDEENPASEHDFGKNVIPMLLNQGKRLYAYRFQGYWRDVGTIESYYEANMALLREEPELDLYGGPRVFSNSDVLAPHYLGPQAKVVDSLVSNGCIVLGEVVNSILAPGVLIGERAVIRDSIILPNAAVGEGARLSRAIVMESVRVEPGCLVQPDLPGKIAVVDEQLCQETLSFREALA
- the glgA gene encoding glycogen synthase GlgA, which gives rise to MKVLFLISEAAPFAKTGGLGDVGGSLPQALNRIRGEVRVMMPLYGTVPHELRQGMRHVADFPVSLSWRRQPCGLWELKHRGVHYYFLDNEYYFGRQGLYGYQDDAERFAFFSRAALASLVYLTGFRPDLLHCHDWHGALVPVLLKEFYRQDPYYYGLKTLVTVHNLKHQGILPRHALGDLLGLGEGTPAARRLEHRGVINFLKGGLLAADGITTVSPTYAEEIQYAFYGEGLDHILRDRRDRLWGILNGIDTELYNPARDPYIFANYTGPEGKGANKGALQREFRLPEEGSIPVLAFVSRLVPQKGLDLIAHILDELLQEPIQLVVLGRGEQRYEEMFRWFAGRYPDRVGVRIDFDEALARQIYAGADMLLMPSLFEPCGLAQLIAMRYGTVPIVRETGGLKDTVIPYNQYTGEGTGFSFANYNAHELLFTAQRAIRIYREEKETWHRLRNQAFRQDFSWHNSAGQYLQLYDRLLQGAV
- a CDS encoding glycogen/starch/alpha-glucan phosphorylase; translated protein: MFATKESFCEAYLAKFAETHGKSFEESTPWERYQTLVLLVKEWFAENWVETNNAYTRDQVKQVYYFSMEFLIGKLLSYYLLNLDIKETVEAGLKDLGTSLAELAEVEKDAGLGNGGLGRLAACFLDAMAFLGIPGHGNGIRYKYGLFQQKIVNGYQAEVPDNWLNNGYPWEIRKPDKAVVVKFKGDVKISLVDGKLTFRHENYEPILAVPYDIPIVSYENYGTINTLRLWSAEPMVEEFDLASFYRGEFSKALSYKSEVEAISNILYPDDSSQAGRELRLKQEYFFVAAGLGSIVRRYKKKNGSLKDFHRKIAVHINDTHPALCIPELMRILMDEEGLGWEEAWNITVNTISYTNHTIMPEALEKWPVDIFKYLLPRIYMIVEEIDRRYRLEMQEKFPGNRELIERTAVIRDGQVWMANLAVIGSHAVNGVSRLHTRILQEHLLKDFHTIYPYKINNKTNGVSHRRFLLEANPKLAALISEAIGTGWITRAEELEKLLAYQDDAAFLEKLAQVKQHNKEQLAEIIAAKMGIRVDPASVFDIQVKRIHAYKRQLLNVLRIMDLYNRLKENPQLPIHPHTFIFGGKAAPGYHYAKTVIKLINTVAHKVNRDPDVAGKMKVIFLENFNVSLAEKIYPAAEISQQISTASREASGTGNMKFMLNGAITLGTLDGANVEIKEAVGEDNIFIFGLKAEQVMQFYRKGGYNAWEEYHAYPRLRKVVDQLINGFFSEAEGEFRVIYDSLLRDNDEFFVLKDFCPYVETWQRLNQLYSNRRTWQKTSLINIAKGGLFAADRTVKEYAEDIWRVPYRT